The Nicotiana tomentosiformis chromosome 2, ASM39032v3, whole genome shotgun sequence genome includes the window TACTTTTAATCTTCTTAATGGTATTTTGTAGTTGTAGCATCTCCAGAAGGCCTTCTTCATCCTTCGTCTTTAACTCCAGCAAATGTTTCTACCGAGCTTTGTATGGTTCAACTCTGTAAAGTTCAATAAGGTATAGTATGAAACACTCGTGCATGTAAAATAAATTGATGCTGCAAATACCTATTGCTTTAAAATTATCACTACGTTAGCATGCCTTCAGAAATGAAAGAAGCTAAGATAGAGACAATGATTCACCAAAGCATCAGTCAACATTACTACAAGACAACTAGTTACTACAGGAGCATAGTAGTATCACTAAATACTCCATCATGAATAAGAAAAACCTCACTAAAAAAAACCTAAATGGACAAAATTCAGTTCTCTGCTTCAATACTACTTCAGTATAAATATGCCTTTTCTTTGGGTGCTGCAATGGCTGGAACGATGCCTAGCTAGTTTCTTACCAATGGATGTTGTCGCTCTTGGGCAATTTTAATTGTGACACTTTTACCAGGGCAATCAGGTGAAGGATGCACCTCACTGAATGATCATCTTGGTTAATGAATGGATGAGATTCCGATGTTTGACACATGCTGTGGGCTGGTGTAGCTTGACTTACTCTCTGCTGATGGATCACCTTAAAAAATATCATTTGCAGCTTCGAGTTCTTATCTAGCAAAAGTTCCAATGAGAATGCTGGAGAAGGGGATGGTAATCCAGCTCTTGTACCTTCTGTTGAGTATCAAGAACCTAACAACTTCCTATATAGAACTGTATATAGAGATGTTGGGTAGTAGATATGCTTGTGATGCAATGCTATGTGAGACTGTGACCACTTTACAAGGCATATAAGCTTATTTTCGTCCTTGATTGAAGTCAAAGTATTTAACCATGGTAATTCCCGattcaggtattgttatttcttgTGTAATAACAtgcattgttatttattttatatagaTAATATAGATAATTCATGAATtattattcatgtataattaAACAGTGAAACAGACGACTGCTTACGAGTTCCATTTCGATGGACGTCCTTGAGATTGTAAAGAGGCACAGAATTTTTTCTCCATGTGTTTTGGTTCCTTATTATTTCTTTTCCTCGTTTGTTTCATTTGTTTTCTAAACACGTTTAGGCGGAAAGTTAACGCTCAAAATTCAATGGTGCCAGATTCTTGTGTGGTATGCCAGTCTCTATCTGTCACTCCccattcattttattattgtaaCATTAGTCTTGATAATTGCCAGTTGCTTTAATATAGAGCATCATTCACATATTGGTAAGGAACACCAATTAGAACGTGGAGTATATAATCTTAAAATACGGGTTCTTAAGCAGAAAGGTAGAACAGTAAATATTGAGAAATTGATAACATTAAAACTTATTATAAACACAGCTCGTTTATAGGTTGCATACAAGCACGGAGTATGACGAGAATACAGATTTCTAGTAGCAATTGCTAGTGCATAATTACTGTCATTGCATTATAACTAATATTCCTGGCTTTGCCAAAAAGTGGTTATATTGGAGCTTAATTTGATCGTTGGCTAGCTAACACAGACCACTTGAACCAAGTGCTAGTTAATAGACTTGACAGGTAAATGAAAACTGACAGAAGTTGGGTGTCTGTCACACAATATATAGATGGATATATAGATTATAGTGAAACGAATTCGTGTAAAATCAGGGGCACTTGGGGCCACCTTCCTTGGTTTTCCAGTTATTGTAGCAAGGGCAGGTTTGTTTGTTGCCATAGGTACCAGGGGGCACACACAGACACTTAGAACAACATTTCTGGCAGAAAAACATGCAGGGTTTCTTGAATGAAGTCTGTGAGCAGCGATACGTGCATTTCGGTAGACAATCTGTACAATCCAACCAAAAAATAAAGTTAAATAACGTAAATTACCAACAAAAAAGAGAACATTAATAATGTAAATTAAAAAAAGAAGGTAGAAAGGAGCCCCGAGAAGGGAAGCCTTGAGGCAACgtatgaccaggaggtcacgagtTCAAACCATGAATTGCATACTATGTATGGAACATAATGAATTTGGTCATGTCCCTTCCCGGACCTACATATAGGTAGGAAACTTTGTGTGCCgagcttttctttttttttagtttttccttttttgttctttttttaaaagaaaaagttccGAGTGAATATTAGACATTTTGATTGAAGTAGGATAGTAGCTGCACATATGTCATGTTGAAGTGTCTATACCTTGAGGATGGAGGCTTCCCTGACTAACACCATACTGCAAATTAAGCAGACATAATAAATAGCAAATTAGCCACGGAAATTAGTTAAAAAGTTTATAAATCATAAGGTCCCAAAACAAAAATGGATCTTACCATTTGGTAATTTCTCTGTGTTTGCAGCTTCGAATCAAGCACTAGTTTGGCCCTCGAAACCTGACCACacaaattatttattattataccATAAAATTATTGAAAGAATAAAAATGCATGCATGAACCGCATGGGTTCAGACttcatttatatatattttcaacTATATGTATATAATTCGAGTTGAAAATAATAAGGTACATTGACAAAGTAATTGCGCTCACCTGATTTTGGGCAAAAAAAACTACCAAAAGAACGAACAAGACAATGCTCAGTTTCCCAGCCATTGCTATAATTTGTCGTAAGTGTCTGAATTAAAGGAGAATAATTTGAAAGAAATAGAGGAAGATAATTGTGAAGAGCTTTGAATGAGTAGACTGCTTATTTATAGAGAGGAACTTCTCTACTAGATTAAGCTCTTTAGCTAGCACTTGCTGTTGTCACACTCGAACAGTAACCCCTCTGCACTTTTCATTTAATTCAAAAGATATTCTCATATTCGAGTTCGAAAAGGTtctctttttctttcattttaaaataaatcaagACTATTGACACATAATCTGAAAATATATATGTTAGGTACCAAAATTGCCCTTATTATTATCAACAATTAAAAGAGGTGGTAAGAGCTCCCATATGtccttttcatatttttctttcctCATAAAAGGAAAGCTTTTATATGAAGTGGTCGTCCTCACAAGGCATGCCATTAAAGAGTAAATAGTTTCCAGAAAATAGAAATGTACGCGACATGAAAAAGTGAAGTATCGGAGTAATATGAGTAAAACATTTCAACTTAATTATTCTTAAGGTCATTATCGTCTTTTCAACCTTGGAATGCACATGAGCTGTTCTTTCATTTTTTGGggataaataaaaagaaaagttgAAAGCTAAGAAGTTTCTCCAAATAGTCATGCAAATAAGATGGAAAGGAAAAGAAAGGAACAAAAAGATAGAAAACACAATACTTCTACATGGCCAATTCCTTTACCCTTCCCCACTTAGTATCAATCTTTTGTCAATGATAAGGTTCGAACATGTGATGTGCGCCTAACTCGTACATTATGCGCTCTTACCACTAGACTAAAGCTTTATGGAAAATCAATAGACCATTTTAACGTCAATTTTAAATAATCGTTGAAATTCGGTGAATTCATCTTCAATAGACTTCCTCTTTATAACTGAGAAATTCCAAAGCAGCATCGCTGCACGGTTCAAAATTCGGTGAATAATTAGCTCATTCTTCTATCTTTCTTTACTTAATATCGGGTTTCTGTCAGTGACACAGTTCAAATTCGTGATCTACGCCTAACCCATACGTTACATATTGCGCTCTTACGACTAGACTAAAGCTCTATGGACAATCAATAGTCCATTTTTACGTCAATTTCAAACAACCGCCATTTTTCTCCTCTCAAGTATCTATAGAGTTTGTACCCATTGTCATAAAAGAGTCCGTGCAGGCAGCACTAAATAATTTAGGGGAAACAAACAAGCTGGGATGAGGAAATTTTCCAAAATCTCACATCAGCATGTGCAAATGAAAACAATGAAAATGACAGGGTTCCCTTCTGCATGTGCTTTCACATGCCCTTTTTAGAGGTACACAACGCCAGCTTTCAATTGCTCCACCAGACACTACTGTTAGTAACTAACACCAACAACGTAACAATGAACAGCAAATCCCAAAATATAAATGGACTTCCAACTATAAAAGATCTTCTATATCCAACTAACTAATAAAGTGCCTGAGTCACAGGATATATCTACAATTGTTTTGAGTGGCTACTATTCTTCCCACTTTAtgcttacttttctttttttgaagTATTATACTCCAACCATCAAGACAAAAGAGAAGAAGAGTAAGCTACACTTTGATATTATAAGCTTACtatggaaaaaaataaaaatagtcagatttataaTTGGtatttgaaaaatagtcacagtttcaaaagcaATTGATTTAGccattttttcatgtaaagataaaatttgaacaaaaacatCCTTAAAAATTCGAAAGTATTCTAGCATAATGtcggagttcgaattttttacatatgagattccagcataatgtactagagttccagcataatatcctggaagtttatacgcaggaGCTCTATAATCttgcatattatgctggaactttcagTGTTTCAGTAAAAtattggctatttttcaatgactttataaacgctggctattttgcaataccagtccgaaaactggctagcctgTGTTATTTTCAAGCTTACTCTTCTTCTCTTTTGTCTTGACGGTTGGACTATAACACTTCATAGGCACATCCACGTGATGGATAAACATTTAAGGTTTTTATCACGGAATTCACAATTCCTTTGATATTACTATGTGTTTAGAATATTTACACActaaaaatttatgatttttcacaATCACATTATATTTACGTTTCAATGTCGAAAATATTGAGCTTGGTTGAACTTTGTGGCTCAAAAGCTACTTCCGCCACTGTTTAATGGGGCCTTATTAGCAGTCTCTACTTTCCCCTACAATTTGCTCAGCCCGTGATACATTTCTTACACGATCCAAGTTCAATAATGCAGCCTAAGTTTTGCATTTATCTCTTTAAATTGTGGTGGCCTACTCGATGTGAATCCTAATTAACTGAGTAGCAAAGCCGGATCTAAGATTTCTAGTATATGGGCGCACCactaaagaaaggagaaaaaaaagtaTTAAGTGAGAATTGATCCTTATTCCTTTGAATAAATAACACAGTATTTACCAGTACACCATTCAATTTTTGCGGAACAAAGATGTAAGCAGATAATATTAAACCAattctaaaatatatatatataaaatacgtAGTTCGGCAGAGAGACCATGGGTTCGCGTGCCCTGACTAGCAAATTTTAGATATTGGatgattaaaattaaattaaaaaagcaTATGCACATATCACCATTTGCTTGCAATTACAAGCAAGTCACTTCACGGTTCACATTTAGGTACTTTTTTTTTGTTGCCTAAATTGAGTCAAAATCAAAACGTCCAAGAACCAGAAAAGTATACGCGAGAAAAAAGAAGTACATGGACGAATTACTCTTCTCTGTCTGAGATTACTATTTTGAAGCACCGCAAATTTTGTTCAAGAAAATACATAAAGAAAAGGAGTCCCCGATTGTCTATGAACTCGCATCGAATCATATAAATGTGAGATAATATTATTCCCAAATAACAATACTACCCCCTCTACCCCCAATGGAGAATAATTAAACATTTCTGGAAGAATAAAAGAGAGAAAGCATATCCAAAACACGGTATTAACAGATTTTGTTAGCATCTATACAAAGGATTCACCACCAGAACATATCGCGACAATATTTTCTCAACTACTATACATCTTTTTAATCTCAAACACATGCCTCAAAGCTTGCAAATTTCGCTCCATCGAAATCGAAACTTGCTCTCTCATAATGGTGGTAAAACACAAACTTTTTCTATTTACAATTTGAAAATACAAAGAATACAGCCTGACGAGCAAGATACATGAGCTGCTAAATACTTAGGAAGAACAGCCTGCAAAACCTGGAGATCATTTGCATCCTTGCACCTCAAAAGCTTCTTCAGAAGAAATTAGTCCCCACAATGATCATCTATATTTCTCGACAACCATTCTTGGAACATGTGTAAATTACGAGACATATCACATATTCTCCATATTCTGTTAGAAACTGGCCAGGGAATCTGGATGCTCATTGCATACATGCTTGGACTGGAAACTTATGCCCCGGCAGCACCAGAAAGTGCAGGCTACACGATCAAGAAAAGAACCAGAGCGTCCCAAATTTGAGACCCTAATCATGTTCATATATACAATAGAATCTGCATCTCATCAAACGCTATGTTGCACAAGATGACACCGGCCAGTGCAGTACTTCAAGgggtgtgaagttatacatgaaCCCAATCAATTGAAGAAATAGGGAGATTCTAGGACATCTCGCAAATCAAAGTCCCCACGTTCAGGTAAAGGTGGGAATAGCAATGTAGGATAAGAAGTTTGGAAGCTCTCCAACAACTGCCCAAAGATGGAAAGAAACAAATATGAGCAGATAATGAAGTAATATTTTCCAGATTTTGACACATGAAACGCCTTGAACTAACATTAGATGGTTCAATCCTTTGATCAACGGGACAGGTTCTCATTCTTGCAACTATTTcggaaggaaaaagaaagaagagaagaaaaaagatCATAGACTTTGGATTATTGAAATGAATAAATCATTAAACTTCACCAGCTCCGCTTGATAACAAGGAAGAGCTGCAATCAATCTATAGAGAATTATTTCTTCCAGTGGTCAAAGGCTCACAGGCAGCAACAGAATTAAGTTATAATGCCCTCTTACATAtttgtttaaaaggtggagaGTGGATTCTTAAGGAAGAAGAAGCACTTGGAAATTAATAATATGATATATTCTACTTTTCTAATAATGTTTACTTACTTTCTCAAGAATTGGAGTTTCATAAAGCTCTACAAACTTCTCTCTCAATATCCTGTTCAACTTATCAACATCACATGCATGCGTCCAATACGAGTCATGAACACCTGCAGCAAAAAAATGCTTAATTGTTTTCCTTCTACAGAACCCGCTTAAAGTGGGGCGAAAAAGAGAACTAAAAAAACCTGCAAAATTTAAGCCTGCCCTTCTGCATGCAACTGCAGTCATCATCATATGTGAACCATCAAGGGAGTGAATAAAATTTGGCGGAAAAGCTGTCCTTTGCCTCTTGACCATTACCTGCAAAGGGCATAGAGTTTTAGAAAATTTTCAACTGGAAATTTACCAAGTTCAATCTCATAGAGGAAACACTGAAGAATAATATGCAAAtgaaagtacaaaatgagcactcATTTGTATCCCCATTAGTTCCCACCTTGTTGATAAAGAGATCGAATATAAGATAACACGAAGCATGAGGGCAAAGACAAGAAAAGCACCTTTTCTGTTTCCCGTTGCAAAGTCAAAATCTGGAGAGACGTCTTAATCTGCACAAGATTTACCAAATAGAGATTTAATGACATGAGTATTTTGCTAGAGCATGGTGACCAAAAATGAACAACATAGTAATACTCACAAGATGTCTTCCAATTTTGCGGTAAGGCTGAACAACTGGAAGTCCAAGAGGAGTTGTCCATCTGACTGGTTCATTTTCAGAAGCAATTATCTGTAGAAACTTCGAGGTCAATGAAGGTAAACTGTAGCAGGAGCTAGATTCTAATGCACCTTCATCATTGTGATCAGATATTTATACAAGATTTCCAGTCTCAGTTTTTTTGTATCATTGAACAAGCATAGTCTTCTATAATCTGATAAGCCTACTTCAGATGGAAAATCTTTGACTGACCTTAAAATGCCTCATGGAAGAATTAGAGAAAACTCGGAACATGTATCGACAAAAACTAACACTGGATCTCGGGCACTATACCTAGTATAAGTTCCATCTTTAGACTCCCCCCAGGACTAGTACTGACACTGGATCTTAGGTTCTATGGAGTGAAAGAAATAGGAGAGCTTTTAAGGAAATAGAGGACACAATTGCACAACTCAAGACATATCACTTGTTTTTAGTTAGTCGTGGAGCCACGTGATCCCAGTTAGTGTTGAGAATTAGGAGCATTTCGTTGAAAACCATGTCGTGATGTAGGTTCTACCACTTTCGGTATACCAGACTTCTCCTCAATTATCTCTGTGTATCCATTTTATCAGGAAAAAAAAACTTCCACCAATTTAAAATCTTTGCAATCATGTGTCACGAACAACAGGAACATATAATCACAGACGTACATGTCCATACAGGTAGCTTTTTATCATCATCAGAATGAAAGTAGAAAAAACAGGGTCGACCGAATTAACACAAGTAATTTTAACCAAGATAACTAAATGATGACAATTGAAGAGTTATTACACAGTAAGAGCTTTGTCCAAGAAGTTAGCCAGTCCAGTAATTGACACCATAGTATAGCAACATTTTAACTGCTCAAATGACCTAAACAGGAGAGAGCTGAACTTAAAAATACATATCGGTGGTGATAATGTAAGAAATTAGGCATACCTTAGCACATTCTCCAAGCCAAGTCATGATGCTGCGTGCAGCTTCAAACATCTCCCCTAATGCAGTTAATGTGACCTAATGAATGCATCAAAAGGTGCTGGTTATTGACCAAGATAAGAAGTAAGAACTTATTATATGATGTAATGAGCGTTTATTTATTGGCAAGTTTGTTAGCACTCTATAACCATCACGACACTGGTAATGTCCTTTTAAAGATCTTCATGTGATACAATACATCGATTATGCTTAGAGAAAGCAAAGAAAGCATGTGacagagggctatgtatgggtgTGAAAACACACAAATTGACAGTCATTTTCAGGCAAAGCAAAAACCAGATCCAACTGCCACCTGAAGTCTAGCAGTTCTGATTCTTTGGTTTTAAGCATTTGAAGAGTCAATTCTCAACTGATAACAGTTAAGCCAGTAAGGAGCTATTAAAGGAGTATAAATTATAATCTCCATCTTGCCCTTACTTTTGCAGCATAGCAAGCAGCACCAAATAGCTCAGAATCATCAGCAATTGCTCCACGCTCCTTTAACCTCCTCTTTATTTGATCACGAGCCCCAATGTAAGTGACCCCATAGACTGATGTCATCACAGTCTGCTTCACCAACTTCCTGTCAACCTGTCAAACCACTGCACTTCAAACTGCCAACAATTGCAGAAATAGGGAGTATGCTGTTGGTAATAAAACAACAGTGGCCTTAACAAGGTGAACAGTATGATACCTGATTAACTAAAGCCCTCGCACGCACAGCGTCTGGAAATTCTGCAGGATCTCTCTGTGCATCTCTTTTCATAATATCAAGGACTCTGAAAAAATAGCAACATCAAAATATTGTTCACTGTGCCTTATTCCTCAATACTAACTTTAAATGTTTAAACTTAATTAGCCAGAATTGGTATACAAAAACGAAAATATTCCAACTCAATG containing:
- the LOC104111461 gene encoding protein GAST1-like, which codes for MAGKLSIVLFVLLVVFFAQNQVSRAKLVLDSKLQTQRNYQMYGVSQGSLHPQDCLPKCTYRCSQTSFKKPCMFFCQKCCSKCLCVPPGTYGNKQTCPCYNNWKTKEGGPKCP